Within the Triplophysa dalaica isolate WHDGS20190420 chromosome 2, ASM1584641v1, whole genome shotgun sequence genome, the region ATTGTGTACGTAGATCGTATGCAAGTTTTCGTAATGTGTGTTATTAGCTTTCTGCCACCACCCGTGACCAATAAGTTGCACATCTTCCAAACCGAGGTAAGACAGAGGGGAACCGTCCAAATTCATCAGTAGATTGGTGATGGCTTCATCTGTCGTGGTGGTGTTTAAAAACTTCAGACGTCTAATCCCCCCTTCTTTCGATGCTTTGAAGGGTTCCATCGAAGTATTGGTTCGAATATTGCTATCTCTAATCATCAACTCAGTTTCAGAATGAGAGACGTCTTGAAGGATTTTATAGACAAGTTCTGGGTCCTTCTCGAATAGATTTTGAAGGCTCAAGGAGACTAAACCGATGGGTCGGTCCGCTTGAAAGCTTCCGTTCTCATATGACTTCAGGCTACTGCCAACGACTGTCATCTCATCTAGATGAGTGAGCTCACCCAAGCCATTCTTGTATACCTCCTTCAGTGATGGACTTCCAATTCGCAATGTCCTCAGGTTAACCAGAAACCGAAAGAGAGGGGAAGGTCCCAGAGTGGTATATGGGTTTCCTAAAAGGTTTAGATGTTGAAGAGATTTTAGCTCTTGGAACCAACATGAAGATAGTTTTTCCAGCTTGTTAAAAGACAGATCGAGGACTTCTAACTTCGCTTGAGAGTTGAACGCCTCCTGGTGAATAAACTCAAGCTTGTTCTTGTGTAAGTTGAGTGTTTTTAGCTCAGTATATTGCCTGAGGTCTGTCATGCCGATCGACTCGATTTGATTGAAAGACAGATCGAGGCCCCGAGCATTCAATGGAATTTCAGGGACGTGTTGTAGATGTTTGAAGGAACAGTTGCAAAAATGTTGCTCATCACAGTCATTACATTTCATCTCGGAGTATTCAAAACCGTGAACCAGAATCAATGCAAATAGTAGAATTATGATCTCTTTTTCTCTTAAGAGTCTCATCCtgcaaagagagaaaaacaacttCACATTTGTTTGAACAtcttactgacaaagctacacatgataaaatattgatttgtcattaataaaaattcttttaaatcagaaaaatactttagatttaataatacattttatagatttgtgtttttatacaatttatcAATTCTGTGTCTAATTATTAATGTTCACTATTGTttaaatttaatgtaaatataccAAACTTATGTAAAATGCTACAGTATTATCACAGTATTGCTTATTCCAGGACAGAACGATCGAAACTGGGTTACCTGGCAGGCGTTATCGTACTTCTCCCTTCAGTACCCAAACAGTTTGGAAATGATGGTAGACAACAGAATGAACCCACAAATATAGCGTGAGTTGTAAGAGAAACTGCCTGATGGAAACTCACTAAATCATGACTTTTATATGCTTCCTAGATTTTAAGGAACCGTCACGAAAGATGAACGATGAATACGTTTCCCCTGTGTATATGTTTTGCACTGTACATGTAGTTTGGAGATGCCTTTAAGGATGCATTTAAGGTGTTGCATAAGTTttatgcaaatacatttttgtaaatctattttagacatattttttcttctgcttCACTAAACTCTGCTTCAGAATTAGGGATTTGAAAAGAGGAACTAGATGGCATGTCAGACAAGCCATAAGAGCAACTCTGCCACACCAAAGCTGCACTTCAGCTCTTCTGTGGTTGCACTCTCCTTCAATTCATAACATGCAAAGTACTGATAAGATTAAAAACATAGGCAGTTTTATTATAGAGGTCATGTAGAGATATAGATAGTAAATATTGATTGCCATTTGTTGCCTAAAACCCtaacttaattattttttctctgtgttctcccgttgcttaatttttttaatataattgttttacaTAATGCAGATTTACAGTAAACTTTAATATcgttgtaataaaatatttacattttctttttgtattatgAAGGTCACATAAGGTCTTGCCATgccttcattttttatttcaaatgctCCAGTCTTTATACTACTTTTTACTTCACTCTTGAAtgtgaaaacatgtttatatcatttaaatgttagaaaatatctttttaatttatatttgaatatgtatttttatcaaatatgTATAATCACACTACAAACTATATTTAGCTtaattaacagattttttttcgtttttggaaataatttatcttttttgAAATGGAGCTTATTATGTCTGTATTATACTACATGTACATAATTTCAGATGAGCTGAAATTGTTGTAAAATTTAGATACTGGGAAAATGATAGAAATATTTTGTGACATGCTTGGCCACTGTTGGACTGTTAGTAGACACATTAAATAAGAGAAACACAGTTAAAAGTGtaaggtttttttattttgttgtcatttttgtcCACTTACTGCTTTAGCTAAAATTACTTTCGGAGGAAACGAATCAAATTTGTATTCAGCCTTTATAGCTTCCTCTAAACTTCCAACGTGATACTGCTGACGGTCAAGTTTGCGTTTCATTCCGAGGAGATAGTCCCTAAGCCCTACACACTTCGAAGAGTTAAACTGATTGATGTGTAAACTCTAGAGGGAAAAACGCAATTGTATATCTTAATGTTTCCGTTTAAAATTCACGtttgaaaatgaacaatgaaaacaacgtaattttctctttatttgcaGCGATATTTTATGCGACGTCCCCTTCTCGAAAGACATTTAAGTCCCGCCTCCAGCTCACATACTATTGGATCAGCATTTACGTCATGAAGTTTTAATTGGATGCTGTGCTGTCATGTTAAAACTTCCGGAAGTAAACACCTGAAGCGTGTCCTTGCACACAAGGATGTTCATGTAATACAGTAACTTAAGTCCTGAACCGCAACGTATGTTTGGCGTATGTCATTTCACGTTCTCTCACATTATTTGTCTCATTGTTTGTATTAAATTTGCTGCAGTTTACGTGTTTTAATGTTTAGGCTTAAACATGCCGACCTCCCCCGTGAAGACTCGTATTCCGCTGACAAGCTTCGGTCATCTCATAACCGAGGTCAAGGTAGATGTCATAATCCCTAATATCTTAAAATTTGCATTTAGTAAAATTGATTTTCTATCATCATAATTGACGAAGATACGTAATAAAGTGTACTTTATATATATAGGGGAATGCAAATAAGCATATGAATATTGAATTCTATAACGTGTGTGTGCACATCCATTGTATCATGATCCCTTCGTAGTgcttttctgtaaatattttggcATGTGTTCATATGTcacatgttgtttggtttttaacattaaattgtgtgttttttgtatgtactgtatgtgtcttAACAGAGACAGCTCTTTAAAATTGATGCACCACCCCAAACTGAACTGACAGGATGGAGAACATATTTCAACAGCTACACATTAAAAGGACGGAGAAATGTAAGCTCCGTGTCTTTTTTACTTACTAAACAGATATATGGCTTAAGTATGTCACAATGTGCTTTTGTTAAAGAGACAACAGCAGCATTTTTTGAATTTTGTAAGAACGTCAAGAGACAGTAATTTAGTACAATAAAAACAGGGTCCTAGCTGACCTATTGTCCTAGCTCAGAGACTGTCTTTATTGTTGTCTCCCATTtacatgacatatttttttggtttgttttctgtTCTAGTTTGTTCTAGCCACATATGGAGTTCTTGCACTTGCAGCTGGTATCTACACACTGAGGCGACACAAGAAGGAGGAACATGAAACAACAATTGCAGCCACATGAACAACAATGGAAAGTTTGGGGATTTGGTGGgttaaaaagtacaataaattatttatgattGCCAAATGAGGGAACAATGAGTAATGTTGTCACTGGCCACTAAGTTTCATTTCTTTATCACACACACTTATTTAAGCTTTCTTATTTGAGTGTCCtaatctctgccttgttcaatGTTTTCGCGATTTGCCAGCAGAGTGCAGTGTAAGCCTAAAAGTGCGGGTTTTAGAGGCGCTGTACTTTGTTATTTCTTACAAAGACAAActgggttttgttttacagcTGTTGCTCGTAGATAAGTGATACTGCTAGTGCAGATGGGTAAAGATAGACTGAATGAAAACTATAAATAACCTTCTATCATGCTCGatggtatattattattttatacctAGACTTTAACACACCTTTTTCCGGTTTGATAAAGTGCGCTTTAAAGTTTAGGATCTAGAAATGGCATCGCTAACATAATATTTCtaattttttgtttcagaatGATTAATTGTTTGAATCTTGATTTGGAGTCATATTGAAAGTGAAGTGTCATTCAAGTTCCATTGCGTTTTTATAGTTATAAGATTCAGCATGTGAATAAAAACTTCCTCAACCTTTTAACAGTTTGGACTGATGCAATTATTTCATTGTTTCCCTCGTTTAAACGTTATTTCTCTcgaatttaaaaaatacagtttacgCAACGTCTTTGTAATATTTGCTTGTTGTGAAAGATCCACAGTCCCCATATAATTATGCCAAAGTGAAACTGAAATGGAAGAGCACCTTTATTCAAGTCTTTGATGGGATGTGGTGAGCATTTGACTCTAAAAGTCAGGGCATTACACCCATCTGTAGAAGCAATTCTCTGTCAGGTAAATGTGAAGGTAGTGAGATATGTAAGAAAGGTTGATAACATTAGCATAGCAGCTGATCTACTGGGAagtttgcacatttttttttcttgtatttttggGGTTCTTCTCGGAGAGGAATAACTCATGGTGTCCGTCTTTGGATTTATCTGGAGTACCGTGCAAGGTATTTCTATCCCCTGCAATCTGCAAAACAATCAGTCTAATGCAAAAACAATGTTGCAAGCAAAActaattataattttgtatCAGGGATTGAATTTGAGAGTGTGTGCCaagacatgaaaaagcatactatgaatttatgatttattttacaaaaggcATTTTACTGTCCGCAATGCATAGCAGATGTTTTGAGTTAAAACCAGATGAGTCAGGAGATCTTAAAgatatgtaaaaatgtacttaGTTCCAAGTGAATGCAACCATTTTTGAATTTGCTTAGTGTCTggttagaaaaaaaatgtataagaatAAATTAATTGCATCCGTGGCTATTAACAATACCACGAAATAAATGTTAGCCTATAAAATACCAACTTTGATGGAATTTTTCTAaacccattttttatttatttttgtagctTTTGTTTATAACTCAAACGTATGGAAAGCTGTTAAATTTACTTCACATTGCAtgttttacagcacaaaacaatgaaaacaagtaTGTCTAACACAAAGCCGTCAATCATTAACCAATTGTAAGAAGAGATCATTCAATGATCACGTGATTTAAAATAAGTCTTgcaaagtgaaagtgaaagcaTAGCGCGCACTATATGGGCCAAAGatcaattttataataaatttgcATACATACTTGTTTAATCAATGGTTAACATAAACTGTAGACTTATAACATGCGTTTTTGTATGCAACATTCAGGTATTTTCCCGTATTTCCAATATCTTGGCCATTTTTGGATGAGACAtaaggggagagagaggggggcAATACTCAGTATTTCCAATGcagcataaaaaaaatcttaaacctcGAATTCAGTTTTGCAAATCAGGATTTGTCATCCTGATTATATACGGGATGTTTAGAGATACGACACAATGTATGGAAAGAATATTCTAGTAACTGATGTGTCAGAGGCGCGACGTATTTTGCTGCAAATCTTTCGGTTTCGGTTATACTTTGGTCTGCCTTTTGTAAGAATGCAGTGACATAGGAGAATCGCAGAAGGTTTTCACACAGTTGTGGAGAAGTTGGGGTAGTCAACATCACACTACAATATTATTGCGGTAAGTTACAAGTCTGGCGTTTTTTGATCTATTGCCGGTGTCAATGCGCTTCGTCCACTCTTCATCCGAGGGGGATGTTTTGTGTAGCCATCGTTTTTGTGAGAAATCCAGTATGCCTGTAATGGTTTTCTTAAAACGTAAAGGTGACAATCCGATCTGAGAAAAGTCTGCCAGTTGACAATAAACGTCTCAAATGGGGTCATTTGCTTCAAGCTTACGAGAACATGTAATGAGAGATCTTTCTACCATCTGGTTTGCCAAGATCCAAAAAAGACTTCAGTTTTTTTGTCCGCGTTTAACACGATGATAATACATTATTAACAAcatataacaattttttacatCTGCAAATATTCCATTCAAttgtatagatttttttctgaGAATTCTTTGAGGAACATTTTTCTGGAGTTTTTTCCAAGTGACTTTTTGTCTAAAATGAATACCTACAATCGTTCCGTGGTCTGTGTAAATGTGCAactaaaataatgtattaacGGTGAACTTCGTAACTTTGTTTAACGTCAGGTATAAAGTCTTTTGTTTCCTAGTTCAAGTTACGCGTTTGgagaacattttgtttaatttccctcatgcagttaaacacatctgccttaaaacaaacaaatcttagATAACAAGGACTGTAATAACATAACGTTTTCTTTTCCGCCTTTGCTATTGGGGACTTGAGGATCATCCTTATATAAAAGGTCACATTTTATGTTGTTGACTTTCTCTAATGTGCCTAAGCATGACTTTGGCTTTTCTTCGACAGGCTGCACAGAATCAATCTTTTATGCGTCAAGACAATGGAGGAATGTGATGAGTGGGAGCCAGTCCAGAATGGTCCAGCACAATGACACTGACCTCACAGCTGAGCCACATGGCCCATCCAAAGCAGCCGAGCTCCCCGCGCCCGGCCCAGTCGTACCGACACACTTCCGCGCCTTTCGCCACCAGCAGGACTGTGACCTCATCACCGAGACCATGCATTACTTGACCCAAAGTGGATTTTACTGGGGTCCTCTGGAAGTGGATGAGGCACACGCACAACTGGCTAAACTCCCCCTAGGGACATTTCTGCTACGGGACAGCATGCAGACGAATGTGTTTTTCACTCTGAGCTATCAGGCCCCAGAAGGCCCGACTAGCGTGCGAGTGCTCCTTAAGGATGGGGCATTCAGTTTAGCAGGAAGTAAACACACGTTCCTGTGCCTTTTTGCCCTTTTAGCCTACTACATTGCATCCTCCAAAAAGAGTTTGAGTAGGCCTTATCGCGGAGACGTGCCACAGAGACTGCAAGAACTGGCTAGAAGGGCCGTGATGCGTTGTTGTGGGAAAGAATGCATTCAACAGCTTCCTTTAAGCAGGAATCATAAAGAATTTCTATGGCAGTACCCTTTTAGTATATGAGTaggctttgtgctgttgaaatGTTGGGGATGTTGACATTGTCTTTAAGAAAAcgtgttttttctcatttcattgGATTCTGAAGTTTGGCTAAATGAACATAGTGTATTTATGTCTGTGAAGATAGTTTGGACTACATGCACTACAAAACGTTTTGATTTGAAATGCGGCATTAGAAAACCTCCTGATTGGCAGTTACTGGTTCATTGCTAAATTTGTTACTTTTACGAAGTGTTGTATGTCTTTATATGTGAATGTAGACTATTTAACACACAAGACTATCCGATATCAGTATGAAACTTTTGGTACATTTACATGAGGTAGTTTATGTCATCGGTAGTTTGCATTTAATGGCAATGTCTGCCATGCAGACATATAAGACATTTCACTAGTTTGGTGTACATTAGTGATATTTTGTGGTTGtacaataaactttatttattacattggtTTAACGATTTCCAGTTGCTGTTGATTTAATGTACTGTAATCTCTATCTCTGTTTTCTTTCACTTAGCATTAACCACTAAGGCGTTGATTGTAAATCTGACCCAACTAGGAAGACTAGAAAGCGGTCTTGATTGAAAGAAATAGCCCCATCTAGTGGAAATACATGGAACTTTGGAAGCGTATCAGGCAGTCAGATTTTTCTGATGTGTTCCCAAGTGAACTTTCTGTTGATCGTAGATTTGTGTGATGCACGTtatgtttgatgttttattttttacattcaggcacattgttttttatcatgCATTTTCTTATGCCATTCATTCACATTCTGTGCAAACATAATGGTCTCGAAAGGTTTAAAACGAGGAATTCAATTTGTGAATCTTTAGGCTGACTATTAAGCAATATAGTCAAGATTTACTGGTTTCAGATTCACATTTACTTTTTACAAAActccaaaaaaataaagttgtacTCAATTCACATTGTTGGATTCcctatttttaacaaagcttgtATAATACGCATTtgttaaacaagaaaaaacaaactCTTGGTTGTTCTGCACCAagtaacttcaagaaatatcaCCCTCTTGAAAAGAGGATAATACAAAAAGTCGAAAACAAACAATGTGGTAGGGTCACTTAAATGTATTGCAGTATGTTTCTTactaaaatgtgaccctggacaacaacaccagttttatgggtcaatttttcgaaattgagatttttacataatctgaaagatgaataaatattaatttctattgatgtatgagttgttagaataggacaatatatggCTGAGAtgcaaccgtttaaaactcagaaATCTGCaattgaagttgttaatcagaagCATtttggcaggccatccactcacaaaaataaagtttttatatatttaaggtaggaaatttaacTTTCTTCATGGTACTTGATCTTTACTCAATATCCcaatgattttttgcataacagaaaaattaatcattttgacccaatatttttttgtcttttactaaaaatgttaagatgctacttaagactggttttgtgatccagggtcacaaatgtaatCATTGGCTAATCTAAATATCACTACATGAAAGTGATTGTCGATTGTAGCCTATATTAGCCAACACCAAGAGcatgcaaataaaaagaaaactattAACAGCATGATTTAAATGAGTTCTgcctaaatgtataaaattatataaaatatatttatataatatatgaaaaattaGTGGTTCCAGTTGTAAGCAACGACACAGACGCATCCATGTCAATAATaatttctaaatataaaataatttctgtaAGGAACATTGCACACATCTCAAATATCGGTCAAAACATCTGGATAAATGGTCGAATCTTTACATAGCAGATACACGTCTAGACGGATGTCTGGTTTGGTGGAATGCTATCTTAAAAGGTCAACTAAAAAGCACATCGAAGCCTGAGGGTCAAACGTCACATCACTATTACACTAAGTATTTATAGAATTGGGTGGACTGTGGAGTACATGTTATTTGGCCTAGAGTAAACAACTTTATACacattcataaaccatgagctTGTTAGGTTTTTATTGAGGCATTCACAAGCACTAGACTTTTGTTGGATTCTTGTTATTTCAGTCACGCACTTCTTTTGCCTGATGTGTATGAGTCAGTTTCTAATAAAAGAGTTTCGTCTTACGTCTTATAATTCCACTTTCAATGTTCAGTGAATATAAAGGTTCATGATTCCTGGAAGGAACATATTTGCAGAAGTGTAAATACGTGGGTACAGATGCAGTGACTATTTTGTTTCTAGGCATCAGTGTCTTGGAGTTATTGTGGGCAACAGTTAGTGAAGTGAGACAAAAGAACCTTGGTTCATTGAAGGCGGAGCGACTGCTTAATTCTAGTTAAAAGGTTATTTTGTTGTTCAGAATAGAGATGCCAGGAGACTTATGGCCCAAGTTAACTAtgcaaaatgcaaatatttaaagttCCAGTGTGTAATTATTGTGGGagctattgacagaaatgtaatataataaacaaaactatgtCTTAAGAGttgtttaaagaccttacaatTACAtaattaagtgttttgtttttcttacctAAGAACAAGCTTTTTCTATtgacatacaccgcgggtccacTTGCATGAAATTCGCAACGTTGTTTCTACAATCCAGTAgacctaaacggacaaactccTCTGCATAGCATGTTTCGTAAATGcgttatctccttctgcaaagaatcaaaaacGTTAAAAGATCATAATGCTGTGTCAGCCAGCtcagtgcttcgaaaggaaggggGGAGTAATCGGTTTGTTGTagtttgcaacctcaccgctagatgccgctacatttCATACCCTGGGCctttaattaatatataaaagtcATATGGCATTTATAACAGGTGAATGACTGAAAA harbors:
- the LOC130410159 gene encoding ATP synthase membrane subunit K, mitochondrial-like is translated as MPTSPVKTRIPLTSFGHLITEVKRQLFKIDAPPQTELTGWRTYFNSYTLKGRRNFVLATYGVLALAAGIYTLRRHKKEEHETTIAAT
- the socs1b gene encoding suppressor of cytokine signaling 1b isoform X1 codes for the protein MVSVFGFIWSTVQGCTESIFYASRQWRNVMSGSQSRMVQHNDTDLTAEPHGPSKAAELPAPGPVVPTHFRAFRHQQDCDLITETMHYLTQSGFYWGPLEVDEAHAQLAKLPLGTFLLRDSMQTNVFFTLSYQAPEGPTSVRVLLKDGAFSLAGSKHTFLCLFALLAYYIASSKKSLSRPYRGDVPQRLQELARRAVMRCCGKECIQQLPLSRNHKEFLWQYPFSI
- the socs1b gene encoding suppressor of cytokine signaling 1b isoform X2, which translates into the protein MSGSQSRMVQHNDTDLTAEPHGPSKAAELPAPGPVVPTHFRAFRHQQDCDLITETMHYLTQSGFYWGPLEVDEAHAQLAKLPLGTFLLRDSMQTNVFFTLSYQAPEGPTSVRVLLKDGAFSLAGSKHTFLCLFALLAYYIASSKKSLSRPYRGDVPQRLQELARRAVMRCCGKECIQQLPLSRNHKEFLWQYPFSI